A single region of the Penaeus vannamei isolate JL-2024 chromosome 23, ASM4276789v1, whole genome shotgun sequence genome encodes:
- the TBC1d7 gene encoding TBC1 domain family member 7, protein MVDERNFRSQFYEKVGLREVEEKRAVEALLKEQPMNERKFANFAQRSIVPATNRTAVWKFLLGITPRYAESQEYVGQQQTLMFEELWRALKSLGLGNVATLGEETVNGHDSLGNAGNTKFASGSKPWSDIPLPEHYLLMWLMSEAKLLFDIRQQLRTKQNQHFIAIARKVSCFFDTPVDIYHVCASIWSLLLKNEQAILDAIQDAIGMLRKENDYLHLHLFKMGLFSSSLLKHQCFSLFCDIFPETAIEKILDKIFAGAFRVLSFVIVAMLVHQRRPLIATSSVEGVRNVISNIRKEEAEIIVTSALDHWLKVGVVKRG, encoded by the coding sequence ATGGTTGATGAACGGAATTTTAGAAGTCAGTTTTATGAGAAGGTTGGactgagggaggtggaggagaagcgtGCTGTAGAAGCCCTTCTGAAGGAACAACCAATGAATGAGCgaaaatttgcaaactttgcACAGCGGTCCATAGTTCCTGCTACAAATCGAACAGCTGTCTGGAAGTTTTTGCTTGGTATCACTCCTCGTTATGCTGAGTCTCAAGAGTATGTGGGGCAGCAACAGACCCTTATGTTTGAGGAACTCTGGCGTGCTCTTAAATCTTTGGGTCTTGGAAATGTAGCCACATTAGGGGAAGAAACAGTCAATGGACATGATTCCCTTGGAAATGCTGGTAACACTAAATTTGCTTCAGGAAGTAAGCCTTGGTCAGATATACCTCTTCCAGAGCATTACCTCCTGATGTGGTTGATGAGTGAAGCCAAACTTCTCTTTGACATCAGACAGCAGTTacgaacaaaacaaaatcaacactTCATAGCCATTGCAAGAAAGGTGTCTTGTTTCTTTGATACTCCAGTAGATATCTACCATGTCTGTGCCTCCATATGGTCACTTTTGCTAAAGAATGAGCAGGCTATCTTAGATGCTATCCAAGATGCCATTGGCATGTTGCGTAAAGAAAAtgactacctccacctccatctgtTCAAAATGGGTCTCTTCTCCAGCAGTCTCTTAAAACATCAGTGCTTCAGCCTATTCTGTGATATCTTCCCAGAGACAGCCATTGAGAAGATACTGGATAAAATCTTTGCTGGTGCTTTTAGAGTCCTGTCATTCGTGATTGTAGCAATGCTTGTCCATCAGAGGCGACCATTAATTGCAACATCGTCCGTGGAAGGTGTGCGAAATGTCATAAGTAATATTAGGAAGGAAGAAGCTGAAATTATTGTCACATCTGCGCTAGATCATTGGCTAAAAGTAGGGGTGGTGAAGAGAGGGTAA
- the LOC113816127 gene encoding T-complex protein 11-like protein 1 isoform X2, which produces MGSTEEITKMRSVKKKLDMEGEESDSSKSKGTSGDASPDPLEHGIDDDLKPLAEGEAKISKSDTESDNESEKGACKPRDKSSEGIDVQGARFRNDSESSSESGKSPSSERMKRQRTVSGSSPVQNFIFPGVAASPPKFMSLEEVMKAAKGVSNMVLAHEIAVDKNFKLEKFEPPDNSVEKQVRDVMHKAFWDQLAEQLAQEPQCYEQALILLQEVRDNLLDITLPHHTRLRQEISDTLDVDLIKQQAEHGVLDFSQYSQYVLSIMARLCAPVRDETIRNLMRETEIVTVFRGVMETLDLMRLDMANFTIQQIRPHIIAQSVTYEKKKFAEFLKTQNDGLELTRDWLINHVREDDIEGADELSMRGIVGSVISRAYLELLSWSDEKLLPETVVMDGGRIFELRDRLSQVCILGSVLLVTMSSVGPMITQADAFKLKLKRNLCIILDPALSDSETMALMENIAEQVVKEVEDHLSENEKPPLPTSAKVALKSQVLEIKSPDHRIRALIMKRAMEFIGTLLSSTTARPVQMPPGLSTLQEELANICGTLLRLVTHNRNVFGEYYSDIITNHIKAKKEYVQSADDKEQVEEKKEGEEEKEEAQQEEKAKSEVEA; this is translated from the exons ATGGGAAGCACAGAGGAGATAACAAAAATGAGGTCTGTCAAGAAGAAATTGGATATGGAGGGTGAAGAATCAGATTCTTCAAAGTCAAAGGGAACATCAGGTGATGCAAGTCCAGACCCCTTGGAACATGGAATTGATGATGACTTGAAGCCACTAGCAGAGGGAGAGGCCAAGATCTCTAAAAGTGACACAGAGAGTGacaatgagagtgagaaaggggccTGCAAACCAAGAGATAAGTCTTCTGAGGGGATAGATGTTCAAGGTGCTCGCTTCCGAAATGACAGTGAGAGCTCATCGGAAAGTGGCAAATCTCCAAGTTCAGAGCGCATGAAGAG GCAACGGACTGTAAGTGGCTCCTCCCCGGTTCAAAACTTCATCTTCCCAGGCGTTGCAGCATCTCCTCCTAAATTCATGTCCTTAGAGGAAGTCATGAAAGCAGCAAAGGGAGTCAGCAACATGGTACTCGCACATGAGATTGCCGTAGACAAGAATTTCAAGCTGGAGAAGTTTGAACCTCCAGATAACAGCGTTGAGAAGCAG GTTCGTGATGTCATGCACAAAGCCTTCTGGGACCAGTTAGCAGAACAGCTAGCCCAGGAACCTCAATGCTATGAACAGGCTTTGATATTGCTCCAGGAAGTCCGGGACAACCTTTTAGACATCACCCTTCCTCACCACACTCGTTTGCGACAGGAAATCTCAGACACCTTGGATGTTGATTTGATCAAACAGCAGGCAGAGCATGGTGTATTAGATTTTAGTCA GTATTCACAGTATGTACTTTCCATTATGGCTCGCCTCTGTGCTCCTGTTCGGGATGAAACTATCCGTAACCttatgagagaaacagaaattgtGACGGTGTTTCGTGGCGTGATGGAGACTCTAGACTTAATGCGTCTTGATATGGCAAACTTCACCATTCAGCAAATCAGGCCTCACATCATTGCACAG AGTGTAACTTATGAGAAGAAGAAATTTGCTGAGTTCCTCAAGACACAAAATGATGGCCTGGAGTTGACGAGAGATTGGCTTATAAACCATGTTAGAGAAGACGACATTGAAGGGGCAGATGAACTTTCGATGAGAGGAATAGTAGGATCGGTCATCAGTCGAGCTTACTTGGAACTCCTGTCATGGTCGGATGAGAAACTGTTACCAGAG ACTGTGGTAATGGATGGTGGCAGAATCTTCGAGCTTCGTGACCGCCTAAGCCAAGTTTGCATCCTAGGTTCAGTGTTGCTGGTCACAATGTCCTCAGTGGGACCCATGATCACTCAAGCAGATGCCTTCAAGCTCAAACTAAAACGAAATCTCTGCATCATTCTTGATCCAGCTCTGTCAGATAG TGAGACCATGGCACTGATGGAAAATATCGCCGAACAAGTGGTAAAAGAGGTTGAAGATCACCTGAGTGAAAACGAGAAGCCACCTCTTCCGACATCAGCAAAGGTTGCTCTAAAGTCACAAGTCCTTGAGATTAAGAGCCCAGACCATCGCATTAGAGCTCTCATAA TGAAGAGAGCAATGGAATTCATTGGCACACTACTGAGTTCCACCACAGCCCGCCCAGTGCAAATGCCCCCTGGACTTTCAACTCTGCAAGAAGAGCTAGCAAATATCTGCGGCACTTTGCTCCGTCTTGTGACACACAACAGAAATGTCTTTGGGGAATATTATTCAGATATCATCACCAACCACATAAAGGCTAAGAAAGAATATGTTCAGTCAGCAGATGACAAAGAacaggtggaagagaagaaggaaggagaggaggagaaggaggaagcccAGCAGGAGGAAAAAGCCAAAAGTGAGGTAGAAGCATAG
- the LOC113816127 gene encoding T-complex protein 11-like protein 1 isoform X1 — translation MGSTEEITKMRSVKKKLDMEGEESDSSKSKGTSGDASPDPLEHGIDDDLKPLAEGEAKISKSDTESDNESEKGACKPRDKSSEGIDVQGARFRNDSESSSESGKSPSSERMKRSPNEIPWLGSMFASPHVFRIIGAGIKRQRTVSGSSPVQNFIFPGVAASPPKFMSLEEVMKAAKGVSNMVLAHEIAVDKNFKLEKFEPPDNSVEKQVRDVMHKAFWDQLAEQLAQEPQCYEQALILLQEVRDNLLDITLPHHTRLRQEISDTLDVDLIKQQAEHGVLDFSQYSQYVLSIMARLCAPVRDETIRNLMRETEIVTVFRGVMETLDLMRLDMANFTIQQIRPHIIAQSVTYEKKKFAEFLKTQNDGLELTRDWLINHVREDDIEGADELSMRGIVGSVISRAYLELLSWSDEKLLPETVVMDGGRIFELRDRLSQVCILGSVLLVTMSSVGPMITQADAFKLKLKRNLCIILDPALSDSETMALMENIAEQVVKEVEDHLSENEKPPLPTSAKVALKSQVLEIKSPDHRIRALIMKRAMEFIGTLLSSTTARPVQMPPGLSTLQEELANICGTLLRLVTHNRNVFGEYYSDIITNHIKAKKEYVQSADDKEQVEEKKEGEEEKEEAQQEEKAKSEVEA, via the exons ATGGGAAGCACAGAGGAGATAACAAAAATGAGGTCTGTCAAGAAGAAATTGGATATGGAGGGTGAAGAATCAGATTCTTCAAAGTCAAAGGGAACATCAGGTGATGCAAGTCCAGACCCCTTGGAACATGGAATTGATGATGACTTGAAGCCACTAGCAGAGGGAGAGGCCAAGATCTCTAAAAGTGACACAGAGAGTGacaatgagagtgagaaaggggccTGCAAACCAAGAGATAAGTCTTCTGAGGGGATAGATGTTCAAGGTGCTCGCTTCCGAAATGACAGTGAGAGCTCATCGGAAAGTGGCAAATCTCCAAGTTCAGAGCGCATGAAGAG ATCACCCAACGAGATTCCTTGGCTTGGCTCGATGTTTGCCAGTCCCCATGTTTTCCGCATAATTGGTGCTGGCATTAAAAG GCAACGGACTGTAAGTGGCTCCTCCCCGGTTCAAAACTTCATCTTCCCAGGCGTTGCAGCATCTCCTCCTAAATTCATGTCCTTAGAGGAAGTCATGAAAGCAGCAAAGGGAGTCAGCAACATGGTACTCGCACATGAGATTGCCGTAGACAAGAATTTCAAGCTGGAGAAGTTTGAACCTCCAGATAACAGCGTTGAGAAGCAG GTTCGTGATGTCATGCACAAAGCCTTCTGGGACCAGTTAGCAGAACAGCTAGCCCAGGAACCTCAATGCTATGAACAGGCTTTGATATTGCTCCAGGAAGTCCGGGACAACCTTTTAGACATCACCCTTCCTCACCACACTCGTTTGCGACAGGAAATCTCAGACACCTTGGATGTTGATTTGATCAAACAGCAGGCAGAGCATGGTGTATTAGATTTTAGTCA GTATTCACAGTATGTACTTTCCATTATGGCTCGCCTCTGTGCTCCTGTTCGGGATGAAACTATCCGTAACCttatgagagaaacagaaattgtGACGGTGTTTCGTGGCGTGATGGAGACTCTAGACTTAATGCGTCTTGATATGGCAAACTTCACCATTCAGCAAATCAGGCCTCACATCATTGCACAG AGTGTAACTTATGAGAAGAAGAAATTTGCTGAGTTCCTCAAGACACAAAATGATGGCCTGGAGTTGACGAGAGATTGGCTTATAAACCATGTTAGAGAAGACGACATTGAAGGGGCAGATGAACTTTCGATGAGAGGAATAGTAGGATCGGTCATCAGTCGAGCTTACTTGGAACTCCTGTCATGGTCGGATGAGAAACTGTTACCAGAG ACTGTGGTAATGGATGGTGGCAGAATCTTCGAGCTTCGTGACCGCCTAAGCCAAGTTTGCATCCTAGGTTCAGTGTTGCTGGTCACAATGTCCTCAGTGGGACCCATGATCACTCAAGCAGATGCCTTCAAGCTCAAACTAAAACGAAATCTCTGCATCATTCTTGATCCAGCTCTGTCAGATAG TGAGACCATGGCACTGATGGAAAATATCGCCGAACAAGTGGTAAAAGAGGTTGAAGATCACCTGAGTGAAAACGAGAAGCCACCTCTTCCGACATCAGCAAAGGTTGCTCTAAAGTCACAAGTCCTTGAGATTAAGAGCCCAGACCATCGCATTAGAGCTCTCATAA TGAAGAGAGCAATGGAATTCATTGGCACACTACTGAGTTCCACCACAGCCCGCCCAGTGCAAATGCCCCCTGGACTTTCAACTCTGCAAGAAGAGCTAGCAAATATCTGCGGCACTTTGCTCCGTCTTGTGACACACAACAGAAATGTCTTTGGGGAATATTATTCAGATATCATCACCAACCACATAAAGGCTAAGAAAGAATATGTTCAGTCAGCAGATGACAAAGAacaggtggaagagaagaaggaaggagaggaggagaaggaggaagcccAGCAGGAGGAAAAAGCCAAAAGTGAGGTAGAAGCATAG